A window of the Roseovarius sp. S88 genome harbors these coding sequences:
- a CDS encoding undecaprenyl-diphosphate phosphatase: MPLFQLILVAVIQGITEFLPVSSSGHLILLPSLTGMEDQGQAIDVAVHVGTLFAVIIYFWNDVKLALLGLPRMCIGKIDTEGAKLALLLVVASVPVVAFGLILKITGLDESLRSIAVIGWAMLVFGLFLYWSDQVGGTSKADKDWSIPDALVIGVWQAIALIPGTSRSGITITGARFMGYARHDAAKIAMLMSIPTIIASGVFLAGETMVNADMALLRDGAIAAAIAFVAALLALVLMMRLLRSVSFTPYVIYRVLLGLVLLFIAYT, encoded by the coding sequence ATGCCGCTTTTCCAACTGATTCTGGTGGCCGTCATCCAAGGCATCACAGAATTTTTGCCTGTATCCTCCTCTGGGCACCTTATCTTGTTGCCAAGTTTGACCGGTATGGAAGATCAGGGCCAAGCGATTGATGTCGCCGTCCATGTCGGCACGTTATTTGCAGTCATCATCTATTTCTGGAATGACGTGAAGTTGGCACTCCTTGGGTTGCCTCGCATGTGCATCGGCAAGATCGACACCGAAGGAGCAAAGCTTGCACTTTTGCTCGTTGTCGCATCCGTTCCCGTGGTAGCATTTGGTCTTATCCTAAAGATCACCGGCCTAGACGAATCTCTACGCTCCATAGCTGTCATCGGATGGGCCATGCTCGTGTTCGGCTTATTCCTATATTGGTCCGATCAGGTCGGCGGAACATCCAAAGCAGATAAAGACTGGTCAATCCCCGACGCATTGGTCATAGGCGTCTGGCAAGCCATCGCCCTTATACCCGGCACGTCACGCTCTGGCATCACAATAACAGGTGCACGTTTCATGGGATACGCCCGACACGACGCGGCCAAAATTGCGATGCTCATGTCGATCCCAACCATCATTGCAAGCGGCGTGTTCCTGGCAGGCGAAACCATGGTGAATGCAGATATGGCTTTGCTCAGAGATGGTGCAATCGCAGCAGCTATCGCTTTTGTAGCAGCGCTCTTGGCGCTTGTGCTCATGATGCGCCTATTGCGCAGCGTGTCATTCACACCCTACGTGATTTACCGCGTTCTGTTGGGTTTGGTGCTGCTCTTTATCGCCTACACCTAA
- a CDS encoding complex I NDUFA9 subunit family protein, with protein sequence MSQLVTIYGGSGFVGRYIARRLAKSGWRVRVAVRRPNEAMHVKPYGVVGQVEPVFCNIRDDDSVRSVMQGADAVVNCVGTFDKGGKNNFEAVQHHGAERIARIAAEEGVGRMVHISSIGADETSDSLYSQSKAKGEAAVLSHMPGAVILRPSVVFGPEDQFFNRFAGLTRFGPVLPVVGADTKFQPVYVDNVAEAVAMSVEGNAASGVYELGGPDVNTFRELMQHMLRVIRRRRLILNIPFWAANAMATGMEAVQFLTGGLVPPQITRDQVRSLRVDNVAQEGAKTLADLGIRPVAIEAVIPDYLWRFRPAGQYEALKESAKNLRAD encoded by the coding sequence ATGTCGCAACTTGTCACAATCTATGGCGGTTCTGGTTTTGTAGGGCGATATATTGCTCGCAGGCTGGCAAAATCCGGCTGGCGGGTCCGGGTCGCTGTGCGGCGTCCCAACGAGGCAATGCATGTGAAACCCTACGGCGTTGTGGGACAGGTTGAGCCGGTCTTTTGCAATATCCGAGACGATGACAGTGTACGTTCGGTGATGCAGGGGGCTGATGCCGTTGTCAATTGTGTGGGCACGTTCGACAAAGGCGGAAAGAACAATTTTGAGGCTGTCCAGCATCACGGTGCCGAACGTATTGCGCGCATTGCTGCGGAAGAGGGTGTTGGACGGATGGTCCATATCTCTTCGATTGGCGCGGATGAGACGTCTGACAGTCTTTACAGCCAGTCCAAGGCAAAGGGCGAAGCGGCTGTGCTGTCGCATATGCCTGGTGCTGTCATCCTACGGCCATCTGTTGTTTTTGGACCAGAAGATCAGTTTTTCAATCGATTTGCCGGACTGACCCGGTTTGGTCCAGTCCTGCCTGTTGTCGGGGCCGACACCAAATTTCAGCCAGTTTATGTGGACAATGTTGCAGAGGCGGTCGCGATGAGCGTTGAGGGTAATGCCGCTTCGGGTGTCTATGAGTTGGGCGGGCCGGATGTGAACACATTTCGCGAACTGATGCAGCACATGCTTAGGGTTATTCGCCGTCGCCGACTGATCCTCAATATTCCGTTTTGGGCGGCCAATGCGATGGCCACGGGAATGGAGGCGGTTCAATTTCTAACCGGAGGTCTTGTGCCACCACAGATCACGCGTGATCAGGTTAGAAGCCTGCGCGTTGATAATGTTGCGCAAGAGGGTGCCAAGACACTGGCGGACCTCGGCATAAGACCTGTCGCGATTGAAGCGGTGATCCCCGATTATCTTTGGCGTTTCCGACCTGCGGGACAATATGAAGCTCTGAAAGAGTCGGCGAAAAATCTGCGTGCAGATTGA
- a CDS encoding ribonuclease D: MANHFHKNDLPDGLELGPSVAIDCETMGLNPHRDRLCVVQLSGGDGDAHIVQIEQGQTSAPNLEKLLEDPEVLKLFHFGRFDIAALFNAFGALTRPVYCTKIASKLVRTYTDRHGLKYLLQELLDIDISKQQQSSDWGASNLTDAQLVYAASDVLYLHQLKEKLDLRLEREGRVEMAKSCFDFLPTRAKLDLAGWPETDIFAH, from the coding sequence ATGGCGAACCACTTTCATAAAAACGATCTCCCAGATGGTCTTGAGTTGGGACCCAGCGTGGCCATTGACTGCGAAACGATGGGCCTGAACCCGCATCGTGATCGTTTGTGTGTCGTACAGCTGTCCGGCGGTGACGGCGATGCGCATATTGTTCAAATCGAGCAAGGGCAAACATCGGCACCCAACCTCGAAAAACTTTTGGAAGACCCTGAGGTGCTCAAACTCTTCCACTTTGGGCGCTTCGATATCGCCGCACTGTTTAACGCCTTTGGTGCTCTGACACGGCCCGTGTACTGCACAAAAATAGCAAGCAAATTGGTGCGAACGTACACAGATCGCCATGGTCTGAAGTACCTTTTGCAAGAACTGCTCGACATCGATATTTCCAAACAACAACAATCCTCGGACTGGGGTGCGTCCAATTTGACAGATGCCCAGCTCGTCTATGCGGCTTCGGATGTACTCTATCTTCACCAGCTGAAGGAAAAACTGGACTTGCGCCTAGAGCGCGAAGGTCGGGTCGAAATGGCAAAATCCTGCTTCGACTTTCTTCCCACCCGTGCCAAGCTGGATTTGGCTGGCTGGCCGGAAACGGATATCTTCGCGCATTAA
- the lptC gene encoding LPS export ABC transporter periplasmic protein LptC, translating into MKIILPLAALGLLSTLFLISQSVDPTKAIPVVELDLEQRAQDQGATNAAFAGVTRGGDEIMLDAVSARPSQEDAQIIDATDVSAELLLVSGAVIDVSSETAKMNQARNTATMAGNVRVVTTTGYDVTTNQLNADFNVLYAESPGPIAGEGPPGTLTAGRMTLNSNEETGTAHLVFTNGVKLIYTGHISKE; encoded by the coding sequence ATGAAGATCATCCTGCCTCTGGCAGCACTCGGTCTTTTGTCAACATTGTTTCTTATATCGCAGAGTGTCGACCCAACCAAAGCGATTCCGGTGGTCGAGCTGGACCTTGAACAACGCGCCCAAGACCAAGGCGCGACAAACGCGGCCTTCGCAGGCGTGACTCGCGGCGGAGACGAGATCATGCTGGATGCTGTTTCTGCGCGGCCTTCACAAGAAGATGCACAGATTATTGATGCAACTGATGTGTCTGCGGAACTACTGTTGGTGTCAGGTGCAGTGATCGATGTGTCCTCCGAAACTGCAAAGATGAACCAGGCGCGAAACACCGCGACGATGGCGGGAAACGTGCGCGTCGTAACAACCACCGGGTATGATGTTACCACAAACCAACTGAACGCTGACTTCAACGTGCTCTATGCCGAGTCTCCTGGACCGATTGCAGGCGAAGGGCCACCAGGCACACTGACGGCCGGTCGCATGACGTTGAACAGCAACGAAGAGACGGGAACCGCACATTTGGTTTTCACCAACGGGGTGAAACTGATATACACCGGTCACATCTCCAAGGAATGA
- the lptA gene encoding lipopolysaccharide transport periplasmic protein LptA gives MLRFVHSFLLLAIFWAPNVALAQGAQIAFGDTAQDSRLPVEVTADNLNVNQEDGTAVFTGNVLIGQGEMRLSAPRVLVVYKPDQSGIEKLQATGGVTLVSGQDAAEAQQADYNIDSGMIEMQGSVLLVQGTNALTGDKMFVDTRAGTARVSGRVKTILQPEN, from the coding sequence TTGCTTCGGTTCGTACACTCCTTTCTGCTTTTGGCTATATTCTGGGCTCCAAACGTTGCTTTGGCGCAGGGTGCTCAAATCGCTTTTGGCGATACCGCCCAAGACAGCCGACTCCCGGTCGAGGTGACAGCCGATAATTTGAATGTGAACCAGGAAGATGGGACAGCCGTTTTCACTGGTAACGTCTTGATCGGGCAGGGCGAAATGAGGTTATCTGCACCCCGTGTTCTGGTGGTATATAAGCCAGATCAAAGCGGCATTGAAAAACTACAAGCTACAGGTGGTGTTACATTGGTGAGTGGTCAGGATGCCGCCGAAGCACAGCAAGCTGACTACAACATCGACTCAGGCATGATCGAAATGCAGGGAAGCGTGTTGCTTGTTCAAGGCACCAATGCTTTGACCGGTGACAAAATGTTTGTCGATACGCGTGCAGGCACGGCGCGCGTGAGTGGCCGCGTGAAAACCATTCTCCAGCCGGAAAATTGA
- the lptB gene encoding LPS export ABC transporter ATP-binding protein — protein sequence MAIPDLHIAHENTGLTINNLRKSYKKRVVIRDVSLQLQQGEVVALLGPNGSGKTTTFYAIAGLVYSEGGSVSIDGRDVSNLPMYRRAKLGIGYLPQEMSIFRGMSVEDNIMSILDISQPSRRKRRERLEELLSEFSIEHLRRAPALALSGGERRRVEIARCLAAHPKYLLLDEPFAGVDPISVGDIRHLVADLKKRGIGVLITDHNVRETLEIVDRAYILHDGKVLMSGSPDEVVTNENVRRVYLGDNFRIS from the coding sequence ATGGCCATACCTGACCTTCACATCGCCCACGAAAACACCGGCCTGACCATCAATAACCTTCGTAAAAGTTATAAGAAACGTGTGGTAATACGGGATGTGTCACTGCAACTGCAGCAAGGTGAGGTTGTTGCGCTTCTTGGGCCAAATGGGTCGGGCAAAACCACGACATTCTATGCCATTGCAGGACTGGTCTACTCCGAGGGCGGCAGTGTCTCGATTGATGGCAGAGACGTTTCCAATTTGCCGATGTACCGACGCGCCAAACTGGGCATCGGGTACTTGCCACAAGAGATGTCAATCTTTCGGGGTATGAGCGTCGAAGACAACATCATGTCCATCCTGGATATTTCTCAACCTTCACGCCGCAAAAGACGCGAACGCCTGGAGGAACTCCTTTCGGAGTTTTCAATTGAGCACCTGCGGCGCGCGCCTGCACTGGCTCTGTCGGGCGGGGAACGCCGCCGTGTCGAAATTGCGCGCTGCCTTGCGGCGCATCCAAAATATCTCTTGCTGGACGAGCCGTTTGCTGGTGTCGATCCGATTTCTGTTGGTGACATCCGCCACTTGGTCGCCGACCTGAAAAAACGAGGTATCGGTGTTCTCATCACGGACCACAACGTGCGCGAGACGCTCGAAATTGTGGATCGCGCCTACATTCTTCACGATGGCAAAGTGTTGATGTCTGGCTCCCCCGATGAAGTGGTCACAAACGAAAATGTCCGCCGCGTCTATCTTGGTGATAATTTTCGGATTTCTTAG
- the hpf gene encoding ribosome hibernation-promoting factor, HPF/YfiA family yields MRYQITGKQIDIGSALQTHVENELNSVVEKYAERPTDANVIFSKSAAEFVCEATIHLSTGLTAQAKAHAHEIYAAFDQCSEKMEKQLRRYKRRLKDHHRQRSEPVELSEASAYILASDSIGEDSEPDTLQPIIVAEMETKIPSLSVGEAVMQMELAGAPVLVFRNEGKDGLNVVYRRDDGNIGWIDP; encoded by the coding sequence ATGCGCTATCAGATCACTGGAAAACAAATCGACATCGGAAGCGCATTGCAGACCCACGTAGAGAATGAATTGAATTCAGTTGTGGAGAAGTATGCAGAGCGCCCGACCGATGCGAACGTCATATTTTCCAAGAGCGCAGCAGAATTTGTGTGTGAAGCAACCATTCATCTCTCTACAGGTCTGACAGCGCAGGCCAAGGCGCATGCACACGAAATCTATGCAGCGTTCGACCAATGCAGCGAAAAGATGGAAAAACAACTCCGCCGCTATAAACGGCGATTGAAAGATCATCACAGACAGCGTTCGGAACCGGTTGAACTTTCAGAAGCTTCCGCCTATATCCTCGCTTCCGACAGTATCGGAGAGGATTCGGAACCGGATACGCTTCAGCCCATCATCGTGGCTGAAATGGAAACGAAAATCCCTTCTCTTTCCGTAGGCGAAGCAGTTATGCAGATGGAATTGGCGGGTGCGCCGGTTCTTGTGTTCAGAAACGAAGGCAAAGATGGATTGAACGTCGTGTATCGCAGAGATGACGGCAACATTGGGTGGATCGATCCGTAA
- a CDS encoding PTS sugar transporter subunit IIA, whose product MQFSEILKPEAIRVFSSISSKKRLLHELGAIAEAAYGLDQTRAVEALLEREALGPTGVGHGVALPHARLDGTDKVVGAVLHLDSPIDFSSVDRQPVDLVFALFAPKDAGVEHLKALALVSRTLRDTSICAKLRANNDPATLYAIITESQSVQAA is encoded by the coding sequence ATGCAATTTTCTGAAATCCTCAAACCAGAGGCGATTCGGGTATTTTCCTCTATTTCGAGCAAAAAACGCCTTTTGCATGAACTCGGCGCAATTGCTGAGGCAGCGTACGGCCTGGATCAAACACGTGCTGTCGAGGCTCTATTGGAACGCGAAGCCCTTGGGCCCACTGGCGTGGGGCATGGCGTGGCCCTTCCGCATGCCCGGCTTGATGGCACGGACAAAGTGGTCGGAGCTGTACTGCACTTGGATTCACCAATCGATTTCTCATCCGTTGATCGGCAACCTGTTGATCTTGTGTTCGCTCTGTTTGCGCCAAAAGATGCAGGGGTAGAACATCTCAAGGCTCTGGCTCTTGTGTCAAGAACACTGCGTGACACCTCCATATGTGCCAAACTGCGCGCCAACAATGATCCGGCAACGCTGTACGCGATCATTACAGAGTCACAGTCAGTTCAAGCCGCCTAA
- a CDS encoding sulfotransferase family 2 domain-containing protein, which produces MANRFDYFVLFAEMRTGSNFLESNINSFDRFECFGEAFNPHFIGYPNKTEIAGVTRATRDADPLRLIDAIKNRPAGLGGFRYFHDHDPRILDTVLDDTRCAKIILTRNPLDSYVSWKIAQATGQWKLTNVKRRKDSRVRFDGDEFETHLNQTHDFQVRLMNHLQKSGQTAFYLAYEDLQDINVINGLAQFLGSEEQLDALDKGLKKQNPSSLTDKVSNPHDFEKAIARLDRFNLHRTPSFEPRRGPAAPSFVTCKEAPLLYLPVRSGPEGSVLNWMAQLDGGTSEDLQTGLNQKSLRQWKRKNTGHRSFTVLRHPVVRAHHAFCTKILKTGPGTFDGIRKILRNSFKIPLPGKFPSEEYGLAEHRDAFLGFLDFLIANLAGQTAIRVDAHWATQSAVLQGMAQFIIPDHIFRESEMGDELSRLAVQVGWKDAPGLVVQEDDLPFKLADIYDDKIEQRIAQIYQRDYMMFGFDAWKSN; this is translated from the coding sequence ATGGCAAATCGGTTCGACTATTTTGTATTGTTCGCCGAGATGCGCACAGGTTCGAACTTCCTTGAATCTAACATTAACTCGTTTGACCGATTTGAGTGTTTCGGGGAGGCATTCAACCCGCACTTCATTGGTTACCCCAACAAAACAGAAATTGCAGGAGTGACACGCGCAACCCGCGATGCCGATCCGCTTCGTTTGATCGATGCTATCAAAAACAGGCCTGCGGGTTTGGGTGGGTTTCGGTATTTCCATGACCATGACCCAAGAATATTGGACACAGTTTTAGATGACACCCGATGTGCTAAAATCATCCTCACTCGCAATCCACTGGACAGCTATGTCTCTTGGAAAATTGCGCAGGCCACGGGGCAATGGAAACTTACAAACGTAAAACGGCGTAAAGACAGCCGTGTCCGGTTCGATGGGGACGAGTTTGAGACGCATCTGAACCAGACACACGACTTTCAGGTCCGATTGATGAACCATCTTCAAAAATCCGGGCAAACGGCATTTTACCTGGCCTATGAGGATCTACAGGATATTAACGTCATTAATGGTCTTGCTCAGTTTTTAGGGAGCGAAGAGCAACTTGACGCGCTGGACAAGGGACTCAAAAAACAAAACCCAAGCTCGCTCACTGACAAGGTTTCGAATCCGCATGACTTTGAAAAAGCCATAGCGCGACTTGATCGCTTCAATTTGCACCGGACTCCCAGTTTCGAGCCACGCCGCGGGCCTGCTGCCCCCAGCTTTGTCACTTGCAAAGAAGCACCACTGCTTTATTTGCCCGTTCGATCCGGACCAGAAGGCTCGGTGCTAAACTGGATGGCGCAACTTGATGGCGGCACGAGCGAAGACTTGCAGACAGGCCTTAATCAAAAATCGCTGCGGCAGTGGAAGCGTAAGAACACTGGCCACCGCAGTTTTACCGTACTGCGGCATCCCGTTGTGCGGGCGCATCATGCGTTCTGCACCAAGATATTGAAGACCGGACCAGGAACGTTTGACGGTATTCGAAAAATTCTAAGGAACTCGTTCAAAATCCCTTTGCCAGGGAAATTTCCGTCGGAGGAGTACGGGTTGGCAGAGCATCGAGATGCGTTTTTAGGGTTTCTTGATTTTTTGATCGCAAACTTGGCGGGTCAAACTGCAATTCGTGTTGATGCCCATTGGGCGACTCAATCTGCGGTTCTTCAGGGCATGGCCCAATTCATCATTCCTGATCACATTTTTCGAGAGAGTGAAATGGGCGATGAATTGTCGAGACTCGCGGTGCAGGTTGGGTGGAAAGATGCTCCGGGTCTAGTGGTTCAGGAAGATGATCTGCCCTTCAAACTTGCGGACATCTATGATGACAAGATTGAGCAACGTATCGCGCAGATCTATCAGCGTGACTACATGATGTTCGGATTTGATGCTTGGAAATCCAACTAA
- a CDS encoding beta-1,6-N-acetylglucosaminyltransferase: MSVGIIMLVHTAFDRAEQVARHWSAAGCPIVVHVDKNVLPGPYNGFVEALSDLPNVRFSKRHRCEWGTWALVAATQSASRLMLDQFTHVRHVYLASGSCLPLRPVQELIDYLAERPQTDFIESATTSDVPWTIGGFDKERFTLRFPFSWRNNRFMFDRYVALQRLIRYRRRIPNGIVPHMGSQWWCLTRQTLSAILDDPDRAVYDRYFSKVWIPDESYFQTLARLYSRQIESRSLTLSKFDYQGKPHIFYDDHLQLLRRSDCFVARKIWPFANRLYDAFLTDPAGAMKRTEPNPGKIDRIFAKAVERRTRGRRGLFMQSRFPVEGRENGLTCAQYSVFQGFSDLFENFEPWLGKVTGTRVHGHLFAPEKAEFSEYQTVMNGALSDNATLRDYNPRAFLSSLIWNTRGERQCFQMGPRDKIRDIEWDIAKDPNAQISVISGAWAVTLFKSNKNFSDIRQEAARLQQTESKHLEVLRSPWAKARVRIWTMAEFIEAPMEPLQTIIDEIGKQTQFGLAEVPKMSDLTGFGQFLQNLKNQGMHPYLMGDFPVEHRLHEPDQDKPKPYLVR, encoded by the coding sequence ATGAGCGTTGGCATTATAATGCTGGTTCACACGGCTTTTGACCGTGCAGAGCAGGTGGCACGCCATTGGTCTGCTGCAGGTTGCCCTATTGTCGTGCATGTCGACAAGAACGTGCTGCCAGGCCCATACAATGGTTTTGTCGAAGCGTTGTCTGATCTGCCAAATGTTCGGTTTTCCAAAAGGCATCGATGCGAATGGGGCACTTGGGCGTTGGTGGCGGCGACACAAAGTGCTTCACGCCTCATGCTGGATCAGTTTACGCATGTGCGGCACGTGTATCTTGCGTCCGGGTCGTGCCTTCCATTGCGGCCAGTTCAGGAACTGATTGATTACTTGGCAGAACGACCTCAAACAGACTTTATCGAGTCCGCAACAACGTCTGATGTGCCATGGACAATCGGTGGTTTCGACAAAGAGCGGTTCACGCTTCGATTTCCGTTTTCGTGGCGCAATAACAGATTCATGTTCGACAGGTACGTCGCACTTCAACGCTTGATCCGTTATCGTCGGCGCATCCCCAACGGAATTGTACCGCATATGGGAAGCCAATGGTGGTGCCTGACCAGACAAACGTTGTCGGCCATTCTCGATGATCCGGACCGTGCCGTATATGATCGGTATTTCAGCAAGGTTTGGATACCCGACGAAAGCTATTTCCAGACGTTGGCGCGACTTTATTCCCGGCAAATCGAAAGCCGGTCTCTCACGCTTTCGAAATTCGACTATCAGGGTAAGCCACACATTTTCTACGATGATCATTTACAGCTTTTGCGCCGTTCTGATTGCTTCGTTGCCCGTAAGATTTGGCCTTTCGCCAATCGCCTCTATGATGCGTTTTTGACCGACCCTGCCGGCGCGATGAAACGGACTGAGCCCAACCCTGGCAAAATCGACCGAATTTTTGCCAAGGCTGTGGAGCGGCGGACGCGCGGGCGACGCGGTCTGTTTATGCAAAGCCGTTTTCCTGTCGAGGGGCGCGAAAATGGGCTGACCTGCGCGCAGTATTCGGTCTTTCAGGGATTCAGTGACCTCTTTGAAAATTTCGAACCCTGGCTTGGAAAGGTCACGGGAACCCGGGTGCATGGTCACTTGTTTGCACCAGAAAAAGCCGAATTCTCTGAATATCAGACGGTGATGAATGGAGCGTTGAGCGACAATGCTACATTGCGCGACTACAATCCGCGCGCGTTTCTTTCCAGTCTCATTTGGAACACCCGCGGTGAACGGCAGTGTTTTCAGATGGGCCCTCGTGACAAGATCCGGGATATCGAATGGGATATCGCAAAAGACCCAAATGCGCAGATCTCGGTAATATCGGGTGCCTGGGCGGTGACGCTCTTCAAATCGAACAAGAATTTTTCAGACATTCGTCAGGAAGCTGCGCGGTTGCAACAAACCGAGAGCAAACATCTAGAGGTTCTGCGGTCTCCCTGGGCCAAGGCGCGGGTGCGGATTTGGACCATGGCAGAGTTTATCGAAGCGCCGATGGAACCTTTGCAGACGATTATTGATGAGATCGGGAAACAAACACAGTTTGGACTGGCTGAGGTGCCGAAAATGTCTGATCTGACAGGGTTCGGCCAGTTTCTCCAAAACCTGAAAAATCAGGGCATGCACCCCTACCTCATGGGTGACTTTCCGGTTGAGCACAGGCTGCATGAGCCAGACCAGGACAAACCAAAACCCTATCTGGTGCGATAG
- a CDS encoding glycosyltransferase family 2 protein — translation MRLRRKRHQVRAFRKHFSLKPVVNRTGKILPGDILLFSTIRDENVRLPYFLKYYRNLGVSHFLIVDNDSSDGGREYLANQSDVSVWTTKASYKNSKFGVDWLNWLQRKYGHGHWTLVVDPDELFIYPFCDTRPIRALTDWLDVSQVRSFGAMLLDMYPKGRIDAVPYLPGQDPVEIASWFDPGNYVIEKNKRYGNLWIQGGPRSRMFFTDKPTKAPALNKTPLVKWDKRYTYISSTHMLLPRGLNLTYDEWGGEKASGILLHVKFLNTFAAKAEEELKRKQHYQGSVEYKAYVDSVKENPDLWCKWSEKYINWRQLEILGLMSKGNWA, via the coding sequence ATGCGACTGCGCAGAAAGCGCCACCAAGTCCGCGCGTTTCGAAAGCATTTTTCGCTCAAACCCGTGGTGAACCGCACCGGCAAAATTCTACCTGGCGACATTTTGTTGTTCTCGACTATTCGGGATGAGAATGTTCGACTTCCCTACTTTCTCAAATACTATCGAAATCTTGGTGTTTCGCACTTCCTGATTGTTGATAACGACAGCAGCGATGGTGGGCGAGAGTATCTTGCGAACCAAAGCGACGTGTCGGTCTGGACAACCAAGGCGAGCTACAAGAACTCAAAGTTTGGTGTTGATTGGCTAAACTGGTTACAGAGAAAATATGGACATGGGCACTGGACGCTTGTGGTCGACCCCGATGAATTGTTCATTTACCCGTTCTGTGACACGCGACCTATACGCGCTTTGACCGATTGGCTTGACGTCAGCCAAGTGCGTTCGTTCGGCGCGATGTTGTTGGACATGTACCCCAAAGGCCGGATTGATGCGGTGCCTTATTTGCCCGGTCAGGATCCTGTGGAGATCGCCAGTTGGTTTGACCCCGGCAACTATGTAATCGAAAAGAACAAACGATATGGCAACCTGTGGATTCAAGGTGGGCCGCGCAGTCGGATGTTTTTCACTGACAAGCCCACAAAGGCGCCCGCTCTGAACAAGACGCCATTGGTCAAATGGGACAAGCGTTACACCTACATCAGCTCTACGCACATGCTTTTGCCCCGTGGGCTCAATCTTACTTACGATGAATGGGGAGGAGAAAAGGCCAGTGGAATCCTGCTTCACGTGAAGTTTTTGAACACGTTTGCCGCCAAAGCCGAAGAAGAGTTGAAGCGCAAACAGCACTATCAAGGCAGCGTCGAATACAAGGCCTATGTCGACTCTGTGAAAGAGAATCCAGACCTTTGGTGCAAATGGTCGGAAAAATATATAAACTGGAGGCAACTTGAGATCCTCGGACTAATGTCTAAGGGGAACTGGGCATGA
- the galE gene encoding UDP-glucose 4-epimerase GalE — MTHVLVTGGAGYIGSHACKALKAAGYIPVTYDNLSTGWADAVKFGPFEEGDLRDRARLDDVFSTYDPAAVLHFGALSQVGESMHDPGLYWDNNVIGSLVLCQAALAAGCEKIVFSSTCATYGDHDNVVLDETSAQHPLNAYGASKRAIEDILNNFGVSHGLKHVIFRYFNVAGADQDAEIGEFHHPETHLVPLILDAISGKRDALTVFGTDYDTPDGTCIRDYVHVTDLVDAHVLGLKWLDSGRDNRVFNLGTGTGFSVREVAGQAEKTTGQTVPLVFGERRAGDCTKLVSGSERAQAELGWNPKKSTLDQMISDAWRWHQTGHYDK, encoded by the coding sequence TTGACACATGTCCTGGTCACCGGTGGGGCCGGATACATCGGATCGCATGCCTGCAAAGCGCTGAAAGCAGCGGGTTACATACCCGTCACATACGACAATCTTTCTACTGGATGGGCGGATGCGGTAAAATTTGGCCCGTTCGAAGAGGGCGATTTGCGGGATCGTGCGCGACTAGATGACGTGTTTTCCACATACGATCCAGCGGCCGTTCTGCATTTTGGAGCGCTGAGCCAAGTTGGCGAAAGCATGCATGACCCTGGGCTCTACTGGGACAACAATGTCATCGGGTCTCTCGTTCTGTGCCAGGCGGCCCTTGCAGCGGGATGCGAGAAGATTGTCTTTTCTTCCACCTGCGCGACCTATGGCGATCATGACAATGTGGTCTTGGATGAAACCTCTGCGCAACACCCGCTCAATGCCTACGGAGCCAGCAAGCGGGCCATTGAGGACATTTTAAATAATTTTGGTGTGTCGCATGGCCTGAAGCACGTGATCTTTCGCTACTTTAACGTCGCAGGAGCAGATCAAGATGCTGAAATCGGTGAATTTCACCATCCTGAAACGCATCTCGTCCCATTGATCCTTGATGCCATTTCCGGAAAACGGGACGCGTTGACTGTGTTTGGCACCGACTACGATACGCCAGATGGCACATGCATCAGAGACTATGTTCATGTGACTGATTTGGTCGATGCACATGTGCTTGGATTGAAGTGGCTGGATTCTGGACGAGACAATCGTGTGTTCAACCTCGGAACAGGCACCGGTTTTTCTGTTCGCGAAGTGGCGGGTCAAGCAGAGAAAACGACAGGACAGACTGTGCCACTCGTCTTCGGTGAAAGACGAGCTGGTGATTGCACTAAGTTGGTTTCTGGCTCCGAGCGTGCGCAGGCGGAACTGGGCTGGAATCCAAAGAAATCTACTCTGGACCAGATGATTTCTGATGCTTGGCGTTGGCATCAAACTGGACATTACGATAAATAA